A single Ignavibacteriales bacterium DNA region contains:
- a CDS encoding MarC family protein, protein MSLEIFLLSFIPLFVAIDIIGTVPIFLGITSDLSQQDKRKLILQSVMTAFIIGILFLVAGKIVLNFMGITIDDFRIAGGIILLILSVNDIMFSNESRRRPGTKVGIVPLGIPLIIGPAALTTIMILIDNYGFVPTIVSMVLNFLIVFLVLRYSNLIIKIAGEEGTKAFAKIASVFLAAIAVMMIRVGVSNIIARGGA, encoded by the coding sequence ATGTCGTTAGAAATATTCCTTTTATCATTCATCCCCCTCTTTGTTGCCATTGATATTATCGGCACGGTACCCATTTTTCTTGGCATTACCAGTGACCTGAGCCAGCAGGATAAACGTAAGCTGATTCTTCAGTCAGTGATGACTGCATTTATCATCGGCATACTCTTCCTGGTGGCAGGAAAGATTGTCCTGAACTTTATGGGCATCACTATAGATGATTTCCGCATAGCCGGCGGAATCATTCTGCTGATACTCTCGGTGAATGACATTATGTTTTCCAATGAATCCCGCCGCCGTCCGGGTACCAAAGTCGGCATTGTTCCGCTTGGTATCCCGCTGATAATCGGGCCGGCAGCACTCACTACCATTATGATACTCATTGACAATTATGGCTTTGTCCCGACAATCGTATCCATGGTACTTAATTTTCTGATAGTATTTCTGGTGCTCCGTTACTCAAATCTCATCATTAAAATTGCCGGGGAAGAAGGCACAAAGGCATTCGCAAAAATCGCGTCAGTATTTCTTGCCGCCATTGCGGTTATGATGATACGGGTAGGAGTTTCGAATATTATAGCCAGAGGAGGCGCGTAA
- a CDS encoding SDR family oxidoreductase: MDLLLKNKTALITAGSKGIGKAAALALAAEGCRIAVTSSNKENLQKFSDECKSRTGQTPYTAVMDLNIPSQAAGVTEKIFKEFGHIDILVNNCGGPQPGNFLEITDKQWESGANQILFSVIAICRLLIPPMRERKWGRIINITSVTVRQPIDNLVVSNALRAGLTGLAKSLSNEFAADGLTINNIAPGYTLTERIKDLSQSKATLTGNSPDDIIREMTRNIPAGRMAEPEEPAALACFLASPLAGYINGNTIQIDGGYTKSLL, from the coding sequence ATGGATTTACTGTTAAAAAACAAAACCGCATTAATTACAGCCGGTTCCAAGGGAATCGGGAAAGCAGCTGCTCTTGCGCTCGCTGCTGAAGGATGCCGCATTGCAGTTACATCTTCAAATAAAGAAAATCTGCAGAAATTTTCAGATGAATGTAAATCCCGCACCGGACAGACCCCTTACACTGCCGTGATGGATCTGAATATTCCCTCACAAGCGGCCGGAGTTACCGAAAAAATTTTTAAAGAATTCGGACATATAGATATTCTGGTGAACAATTGCGGCGGTCCACAGCCGGGCAACTTCCTTGAGATAACGGATAAACAATGGGAGTCAGGTGCTAATCAGATTCTCTTCAGTGTGATTGCCATATGCCGTCTGCTTATTCCGCCGATGAGGGAGAGAAAGTGGGGACGGATAATAAACATCACCTCGGTAACAGTCCGCCAGCCTATTGATAACCTTGTGGTCTCAAACGCTCTAAGAGCAGGACTGACTGGACTGGCAAAATCGCTCAGTAATGAGTTCGCCGCTGATGGTCTGACTATTAATAATATCGCTCCGGGATATACACTGACCGAACGAATCAAAGATCTTTCACAAAGCAAGGCAACACTTACGGGAAACTCCCCCGATGACATTATCAGAGAGATGACGCGCAATATCCCCGCAGGACGCATGGCAGAGCCGGAAGAGCCTGCAGCGCTTGCCTGTTTTCTGGCTTCACCCCTTGCCGGATATATCAACGGCAATACCATACAGATTGACGGCGGCTATACAAAGTCCCTTCTCTGA